A window from Calliopsis andreniformis isolate RMS-2024a chromosome 5, iyCalAndr_principal, whole genome shotgun sequence encodes these proteins:
- the Tst gene encoding superkiller complex helicase subunit twister, translated as MDMKDIASTEFSLDPPPIWPDIKDELRGYIECIDKLPIHQLDYAQCYFPRKPDILSLLDSDLAPLGTTLKFDRDPITGQLGEMREIALKSAGETARNSMSMTRAPATTPDNVRGDSSNIPFWPGGFEEPEKIEDPSMEDIDFENNLRTVAKGFSGGIEFKSDNCTPKEGTAEEEEQSELETDKIEEIADKINLMSIVNEEKSIFGLWSPEKETKIETKEVSNIKDSAFDEIASLLEESDIPILRISEKRAENAKSEWAEQLDVSVPITDFEKRVPQPAMTFPYELDTFQKQAILKLEENCNVFVAAHTSAGKTTVAEYAIALSQKHMTRVIYTSPIKALSNQKYRDFKRKFDSVGLLTGDLQINSNASCIIMTTEILQSMLYCASEVLRDLEFVIFDEVHYINNDDRGHVWEESVILLPQTVSIVMLSATVPNPLIFADWVGRTKKKKMYVISTLKRPVPLQHYLYTGTDGKTKNDKFLVLDESNQFLLDGWYKATNAKGLKKDNTKDMKRKPMSQQMTPKQEQVLWNAFISHLKTNNMLPVVVFMLSRKRCDMSAVTLRNVDLTTETEKHTIRAFFQNNIKHLKGTDRQLPQVRMMQELLQNGIGIHHSGILPILKEIVEMLFQTGVVKLLFATETFAMGVNMPARTVVFDSIKKYDGNNFRILYPTEYIQMAGRAGRRGHDTAGMVIIMCRTALPHFNELKTMMCGQGLNLESKFKVTYSMVLNLRRVNESVTVEAMMRRSFKESPVVLKESTYKLELQKVDNELSKLPPLSDIQERLSEFYRASVDYLEYLRYLKPLIYETQKKPVKSLTPGRVLLISYENHYNKLALLLSTIQSKCNKQYRVLVLKDSEISKPADHISSEIAKFKNLEKWYEIVALTRKDIYVPVGIPSDEVISVNAWNVLEITNCQIKVDCNLVLANWEKRQISRFRDEPPSQTYETAKQELMTISLNANRDPSILEPYVQIKINYDIHMRVEHLLELKKAVYDMKFTEISNFEEQFIPVFERSELEHKKKKLQLELSDEGLSLYPEYTNAVALLKHLGYIYNDETVALKGRVALQMGSNELLITELILKNVLTVLQPAEIAALLSALIFQQRTDVEPNLTADLKRGCETVKEVYAELEALEQHYQLSTLQPLNFGLVEVVYDWAQAKSFSEIMEKTDVQEGIIVRCIQQLSETLRDVKNAAVTIGDPVLKEKMEEASTAIKRDIVFAASLYTQD; from the exons atggatATGAAAGATATTGCAAGCACAGAG TTTTCATTGGATCCACCACCTATTTGGCCTGATATTAAAGATGAATTAAGGGGATATATTGAATGCATTGATAAGCTTCCAATACACCAACTTGATTATGCTCAATGTTACTTTCCAAGAAAACCAGATATTTTATCTCTTTTGGATTCTGATTTGGCACCCCTTGGTACCACATTAAAATTTGATCGTGATCCTATTACTGGGCAGCTTGGAGAAATGCGAGAAATTGCTTTAAAGTCAGCTGGAGAGACAGCAAGAAATTCCATGTCCATGACTCGAGCACCAGCGACTACTCCAGATAATGTTAGAG GGGATTCCAGCAATATTCCATTCTGGCCAGGTGGCTTTGAAGAACCAGAAAAGATAGAAGATCCATCAATGGAGGATATTGATTTTGAAAACAATTTAAGAACTGTAGCAAAAGGTTTCAGTGGTGGTATAGAATTTAAAAGTGATAATTGTACTCCAAAGGAGGGGACAGCAGAGGAGGAAGAGCAATCAGAATTAGAGACAGATAAAATTGAGGAAATCGCAGACAAAATTAATTTAATGTCTATTGTAAATGAGGAAAAAAGCATATTCGGTTTATGGTCACCagagaaagaaacaaaaatagaaACTAAGGAAGTTTCTAATATTAAAGATTCAGCGTTTGATGAAATTGCTTCATTATTGGAAGAGTCGGATATCCCAATTTTGCGAATCTCGGAAAAACGTGCAGAAAATGCTAAATCAGAGTGGGCTGAACAATTAGATGTGTCAGTCCCAATAACTGATTTTGAGAAACGTGTTCCTCAGCCAGCAATGACCTTTCCTTATGAGCTGGATACTTTTCAAAAGCAAGCAATTCTTAAATTGGAAGAAAACTGTAATGTATTCGTCGCGGCGCATACATCAGCTGGAAAAACAACTGTAGCAGAATATGCAATTGCTTTGAGCCAAAAGCATATGACAAG AGTCATTTATACGTCTCCCATAAAAGCACTTTCAAATCAAAAGTACCGCGATTTCAAAAGAAAATTTGACAGCGTTGGATTGTTAACAGGAGATTTACAGATTAACTCAAATGCGTCGTGTATTATTATGACAACAGAAATTTTACAGTCTATGTTATACTGTGCGTCGGAAGTCTTAAGAGACCTAGAATTCGTAATTTTTGACGAAGTGCACTATATTAATAACGATGAT cgCGGTCACGTCTGGGAAGAAAGTGTCATCCTTTTGCCACAAACAGTTAGCATAGTGATGTTGTCTGCGACTGTACCAAATCCCTTGATATTTGCTGATTGGGTCGGTCGTActaagaaaaagaaaatgtatGTTATAAGCACGTTGAAGAGACCAGTACCGCTTCAGCATTACTTATATACTGGAACTGATGGTAAAACCAAGAATGATAAGTTCTTGGTGCTTGACGAAAGTAATCAATTTTTATTAGATGG ATGGTATAAAGCAACAAATGCAAAAGGTCTAAAGAAGGATAACACTAAAGATATGAAGAGAAAACCAATGTCACAGCAGATGACTCCAAAACAGGAGCAAGTGTTGTGGAATGCTTTCATAAGTCATCTTAAAACTAAC AATATGCTGCCAGTTGTCGTTTTCATGCTGTCACGAAAGCGTTGCGACATGAGCGCTGTCACACTGAGAAACGTTGATCTCACAACAGAAACTGAGAAACATACCATTAGAGCATTTTTTCAGAATAACATAAAGCATTTAAAAGGTACTGATAGGCAGTTACCACAAGTTCGTATGATGCAAGAACTACTACAAAATGGTATTGGCATACATCACAGTGGTATACTACCAATTTTGAAAGAAATAGTGGAAATGCTTTTCCAAACTGGAGTTGTGAAG TTGTTATTTGCAACTGAAACATTTGCAATGGGTGTAAATATGCCTGCTCGTACCGTGGTATTCGATTCGATTAAAAAGTACGATGGTAATAATTTTCGAATACTTTACCCTACCGAGTATATACAAATGGCTGGTCGCGCTGGTCGCAGAGGCCATGACACTGCAGGGATGGTTATAATTATGTGTCGAACAGCACTACCGCATTTTAATGAGTTGAAAACTATGATGTGTGGGCAGGGTCTGAATTTAGAATCCAAATTTAAAGTAACATATTCCATGGTCTTAAATTTGAGAAGGGTGAACGAATCAGTAACAGTAGAAGCAATGATGCGCAGATCTTTCAAAGAGTCGCCAGTAGTTTTAAAGGAAAGCACCTACAAACTTGAATTGCAGAAAGTGGACAATGAACTATCGAAATTACCACCTTTATCTGACATACAGGAAAGACTTTCTGAATTTTACCGTGCATCTGTCGATTACTTGGAATATCTTAGGTATTTGAAACCACTTATATACGAGACACAAAAGAAACCAGTAAAAAGTTTAACACCTGGTAGAGttttacttatatcgtatgaaaatcattacaataaattggctttattgttgagcactatcCAGAGCAAATGCAATAAACAGTATAGGGTACTGGTTCTTAAAGATTCTGAGATATCAAAGCCCGCTGATCATATATCGTCAGAAATAGCTAAGTTTAAGAATCTAGAAAAATGGTACGAAATTGTTGCTTTAACAAGGAAAGACATATACGTACCAGTTGGAATTCCATCTGATGAAGTAATATCTGTCAACGCTTGGAATGTATTAGAAATAACTAATTGTCAAATTAAAGTGGATTGTAATCTGGTCTTAGCAAATTGGGAAAAGAGGCAAATATCAAGATTTAG agatGAGCCCCCAAGTCAAACTTATGAAACTGCCAAGCAGGAATTAATGACAATATCCCTGAATGCCAATCGCGATCCATCTATTCTAGAACCGTAtgtacaaataaaaataaattacgaTATTCACATGAGAGTGGAACATTTGCTTGAATTGAAGAAGGCTGTTTATGATATGAAATTCACGGAAATATCAAATTTTGAAGAGCAATTTATACCCGTATTCGAACGAAGTGAACTGGAACACAAGAAAAAGAAACTTCAGCTTGAACTCAGCGATGAAGGGCTGAGTCTTTATCCGGAATACACGAATGCTGTCGCTCTGCTCAAACATCTGGGATACATATACAATGACGAAACAG tTGCTTTGAAAGGTCGAGTGGCATTGCAGATGGGAAGCAATGAATTGctaataacagaattaattcttAAGAACGTACTAACGGTACTTCAGCCAGCCGAAATAGCAGCATTGCTGTCTGCCTTAATATTTCAGCAACGAACGGATGTTGAACCAAATTTGACAGCAGATTTAAAAAGG GGATGTGAAACTGTAAAGGAAGTATATGCTGAATTAGAAGCTCTAGAACAGCATTATCAGTTGTCAACGCTACAACCGCTGAATTTCGGTTTAGTTGAAGTCGTTTACGATTGGGCGCAGGCGAAATCATTTTCTGAAATAATGGAGAAAACAGATGTACAAGAAGGAATCATAGTACGATGCATTCAGCAGTTAAGCGAAACGTTAAGGGATGTCAAAAATGCAGCGGTAACTATAGGTGATCCcgttttaaaagaaaaaatggaGGAAGCTTCTACTGCCATTAAACGGGATATCGTTTTTGCTGCGTCTTTGTATACGCAAGATTAA
- the Wdr92 gene encoding dynein axonemal assembly factor 10, which yields MEKLEKPQIICHIEKSVNYSLFDAKWIPCSAKFVVMGSRPRGSGIIQIYEVSSGELKLVKDIERSQPVKCGTFKASSLKDRYLATGDFQGKLNIYNLEDPSIPIYTVSAHNEIINSIDGVAGQSIGCGAPELVTGSRDGSVKVWDPRQKGRPVAIMEPKKGEARRDCWTVTFGNSYNSEERVVVAGYDNGDIKMFDLKAMSVRWESNLKNGVCSVEFDRKDIPMNKLVATTLESKLYLFDLKTQHPQKGFAYLTEKAHNSTVWLVRHLPQNREIFVTCGGGGSLCLWKYNYPEKRKMVDADGIDQGVVGNLSLLQNTTLSTQPVSSLDWSPDKQGLAVCTAFDQCLRVIITTKLNTY from the exons ATGGAGAAGCTCGAGAAACCGCAAATAATTTGTCACATCGAAAAATCAGTGAATTACTCGTTATTCGACGCCAAATGGATACCATGCAGCGCGAAGTTCGTAGTTATGGGCTCAAGACCTCGTGGTAGCGGCATTATACAAATCTACGAAGTATCTAGCGGTGAATTGAAACTCGTCAAAGACATTGAACGATCGCAGCCAGTGAAATGTGGGACTTTCAAAGCTTCTAGTTTAAAGGATCGATACCTGGCGACAGGTGATTTCCAG GGTAAACTAAACATCTACAACCTAGAGGATCCTTCTATACCAATTTACACTGTCAGTGCTCATAACGAGATCATAAATAGCATTGATGGAGTGGCTGGACAAAGTATAGGATGCGGTGCGCCAGAATTGGTAACTGGTTCCAGGGATGGAAGCGTCAAAGTGTGGGATCCAAGACAAAAAGGACGGCCAGTTGCTATAATGGAGCCTAAGAAGGGTGAAGCTCGTAGAGACTGCTGGACAGTTACATTTGGAAACTCGTACAATTCTGAAGAAAGGGTAGTAGTGGCAGGATATGATAATGGGGATATAAAAATGTTTGACTTGAAAGCAATGTCTGTTAGATGGGAGAGTAATCTTAAGAATGGTGTATGTAGTGTGGAGTTCGATAGAAAAGATATACCAATGAACAAACTGGTAGCAACCACTTTAGAGTCAAAGTTATACTTGTTCGATTTGAAGACTCAGCATCCTCAGAAAGGATTTGCCTACCTAACAGAGAAG GCGCACAACTCTACAGTATGGTTGGTCAGGCATTTGCCCCAAAATCGCGAAATATTTGTCACATGTGGTGGAGGAGGAAGCCTTTGTCTCTGGAAATA TAACTATCCAGAGAAAAGGAAAATGGTAGACGCGGATGGCATAGACCAAGGAGTGGTCGGTAACTTAAGTCTTTTACAGAACACGACACTTTCAACACAACCTGTCAGTTCTTTGGACTGGAGTCCAGATAAGCAAGGATTAGCTGTTTGTACTGCATTTGATCAATGTTTAAGAGTTATTATCACTACGAAGCTTAATACTTACTAA
- the Sec13 gene encoding nuclear pore and COPII coat complex component secretory 13: MVSVLNTVDTGHEDMIHDAEMDYYGLRLATCSSDNSVKIFDLKNGSQSLVADLKGHVGPVWQVAWAHPKFGNLLASCSYDRKVIIWKELGEWTKIYEHIGHDSSVNSIAWAPHEFGLILACGSSDGSLSILTNNGDTWDTQKIPNAHTIGCNAVSWCPAIEPSFDGSGTQRNGPVKRLATGGCDNLVKIWKEEGDRWIEEDKLEAHSDWVRDVAWAPAVGPSKAALASCSQDRRVIVWTSNDYTSWTPIILNVFDDVIWNVSWSLTGGILAVSGGDNKVSLWRENTEGQWTCISETNKGQGNLNNTDQRAL, translated from the exons ATGGTGTCGGTTTTAAACACAGTTGACACAGGTCACGAGGATATGATTCATGATGCGGAaatggattattatggtttgaggTTAGCAACCTGCTCCAGTGACAATTCGGTGAAAATTTTCGATCTGAAGAACGGGTCGCAGAGTTTAGTCGCCGATCTCAAGGGGCATGTTGGTCCTGTGTGGCAGGTCGCGTGGGCACATCCAAAATTTGGAAATCTCTTAGCATCTTGTAGTTACGATCG AAAAGTGATCATCTGGAAGGAGCTGGGAGAATGGACTAAAATTTATGAACACATTGGCCACGATTCTTCTGTTAACTCAATAGCATGGGCACCGCATGAATTTGGTCTGATTCTCGCCTGTGGTAGCTCTGACGGTTCACTGTCTATTCTCACTAATAATGGAGACACATGGGACACACAAAAAATTCCAAACGCTCATACAATTGGATGTAACGCTGTAAGCTGGTGTCCTGCTATTGAGCCTAGCTTTGATGGTAGTGGAACACAACGAAATGGACCTGTAAAAAGATTAGCTACAGGGGGTTGCGATAATTTAGTTAAAATTTGGAAAGAAGAAGGTGATAGGTGGATAGAAGAGGACAAACTGGAGGCACACAGTGATTGG GTGCGAGATGTAGCATGGGCACCAGCTGTTGGGCCATCAAAAGCAGCTTTGGCTTCCTGTTCACAAGATCGTCGCGTAATCGTATGGACTTCGAATGATTATACCAGTTGGACGCCAATTATTCTCAATGTTTTTGACGACGTCATTTGGAATGTTAGTTGGTCGTTGACCGGAGGTATTTTAGCTGTTAGTGGTGGAGATAATAAAGTATCCCTTTGGCGTGAAAACACCGAGGGTCAATGGACGTGCATTTCGGAGACGAATAAAGGCCAAGGAAACCTTAACAACACGGATCAACGAGCActataa
- the Cap-g gene encoding chromosome associated protein G gives MTRKIDQTINDIFYNVQYSKTAHQNNLKKLQKCHDQCDSQTFWDHFVKCFRVPLTIVQHHPRVQNTLEFVAKFAASLYSTTDEGNEEEPLCLFLNKLFDFLLTSHCARDTTVRYRICQFLNILLNSMGDQAFMDDALCDKITVSMMDRLLDRSPKVRAQAIFALHRLQDPTDEQCPVIKMYIFHASKDPSAEVRRAALMSMGKNQRTLQVALRKTRDVDERVRKMAYEFISKVTVRSLTITQRDQLLNDGLKDRSEVVKKCVQSVLLPSWLRHFSGDFISLVRALDAEIGTDVSILALDSLFKSSPLNVLIDQLPINKETKIIPINNLNSENVLYWKCLVKHLQRESCTEELEKIIPELSIFCSYISDFLTVMSTQQSETWVYQMQKFILLQLFEIATTYDLSDEVGRKKLNELVCNTLINNQLTEKVIECMVTHMQKIIPDVNSRMDTLVNVISEIRLPLKESVATQISEEQQHEINMQRAKLKVRLLELKEEEYQAIQDKKYLKADSLKNEITELNEKIVKLSETPQVIVTEEIKEKNDPETMIKCLTIMCTMMQSVTTLTPTLRSLMQLALDSLDHSDDRVHILAIKAISICCVLDKELAKKHIMMLLLQFSLEQENEEIWIAALKGIFDLLLLYGLEYFDIVDTTEINNTTKKTEKSRTVKLFTDTDQEISLSSARTSDAGNANCNFIKILTGLLDNANQGLRTIATEGICKLLLNRRISGPSLISKLIILCYNPVNDNDYYLRQCLTGFFSYFTIRVPDAQQMLEEAYLPTLQIICNAPDISPLQEIDSYQVSKFILNLTRHRTRKLEADNYCAHNNLVFEMLAEVLNPMSNIDQETLIKSLKDLHLDIDHDTMKKNLEEAVNKVYDMVKDSDKRLIKYIELFKQKLESPNAEDVQEDEDTEADA, from the exons ATGACTAGAAAAATAGATCAAACAATAAACGATATATTTTACAATGTTCAGTACAGTAAAACTGCTCATCAAAATAATTTGAAGAAGTTACAGAAGTGTCATGATCAG TGTGACTCACAGACATTTTGGGACCACTTTGTAAAATGCTTTAGAGTCCCACTTACTATCGTTCAGCATCATCCGCGGGTTCAAAACACTTTAGAATTTGTCGCTAAATTTGCTGCCAGTTTATACTCAACCACAGATGAAGGCAATGAGGAAGAACCTTTGTGTCTTTTTCTCAACAAGTTATTTGACTTCCTCTTGACGAGTCACTGTGCAAGAGATACAACAGTGAGATATAGAATTTGTCAATTCTTGAATATATTATTGAATTCAATGGGTGATCAGGCTTTTATGGATGATGCTCTTTGTGATAAGATTACTGTCTCCATGATGGATCGTTTGTTAGATAGATCTCCTAAAGTTAGAGCACAAGCGATATTTGCTTTGCATAGACTTCAAGACCCAACAGATGAACAATGCCCAGTCATAAAAATGTacatatttcatgcttctaaagATCCCTCTGCTGAGGTTCGCAGAGCAGCATTAATGAGCATGGGAAAAAATCAGAGAACTTTGCAAGTGGCCTTAAGAAAAACAAGGGATGTTGATGAAAGAGTTCGTAAAATGGCATATGAATTCATAAGCAAAGTTACAGTGAGATCTTTGACAATTACACAAAGAGATCAGTTGTTGAATGATGGTTTAAAAGATAGATCTGAAGTAGTTAAAAAATGTGTACAAAGTGTCTTATTACCATCATGGTTAAGGCATTTTAGTGGAGATTTTATTAGCTTAGTGAGAGCTCTTGATGCTGAAATTGGCACAGATGTATCAATTTTGGCCTTAGATTCTTTATTCAA GAGCAGCCCTCTAAATGTGTTAATAGATCAGCTACCAATAAACAAGGAAACAAAAATAATTCCAATAAATAACTTAAATAGTGAAAATGTACTCTATTGGAAATGCTTGGTAAAACACCTTCAACGTGAATCCTGTACAGAAGAGCTGGAAAAAATTATACCAGAATTGTCCATATTCTGTTCATATATTTCTGATTTTCTAACAGTAATGTCTACACAGCAAAGTGAAACATGGGTATACCAGATGCAGAAGTTCATTCTTCTACAATTATTTGAGATAGCAACAACATACGATTTATCCGACGAAGTCGGCAGAAAGAAATTGAACGAATTAGTATGCAACACTTTAATAAACAATCAACTGACTGAAAAAGTTATCGAATGCATGGTAACGCACATGCAGAAGATTATACCCGATGTAAATAGCAGAATGGATACTTTAGTCAATGTAATTAGCGAAATCAGACTACCTTTGAAAGAAAGCGTGGCTACTCAAATTTCCGAGGAGCAGCAACACGAAATTAATATGCAG agagcaaaactcaAGGTGAGATTGTTAGAGTTAAAAGAAGAAGAGTACCAAGCTATACAAGACAAAAAGTATTTAAAGGCAGacagtttaaaaaatgaaattaccGAATTAAAcgaaaaaatagtaaaattatcaGAAACGCCTCAGGTAATAGTTACCGAGGAGATCAAGGAAAAAAATGATCCAGAAACTATGATCAAATGTTTGACTATTATGTGTACTATGATGCAGTCTGTAACAACTTTAACACCCACGCTCAGAAGTTTGATGCAATTGGCGCTTGATAGCTTGGAC CATTCAGACGACAGAGTTCACATATTGGCAATAAAAGCAATTAGCATTTGTTGCGTATTGGACAAGGAACTAGCTAAAAAGCACATTATGATGTTATTATTGCAATTTTCTCTAGAACAAGAGAATGAAGAAATTTGGATCGCAGCTTTAAAAGGAATCTTTGATCTATTATTATTGTATGGCCTTGAATATTTTGACATCGTAGACACCACGGAGATTAATAATACTACCAAAAAAACTGAAAAATCTCGTACTGTAAAATTGTTCACGGATACTGACCAAGAAATTTCTTTATCGTCGGCGCGTACATCAGATGCAGGAAACGCCAACTGtaactttattaaaattttgacgGGACTACTGGACAATgcg AATCAAGGATTACGAACCATTGCAACTGAAGGAATTTGCAAATTACTGCTGAATCGACGAATCAGTGGCCCTAGTTTAATAtcaaaattaatcattttatgttATAATCCCGTGAACGACAACGACTATTATTTACGTCAGTGTTTAACTGGTTTCTTCTCTTATTTTACAATACGCGTCCCTGATGCACAGCAAATGTTAGAGGAAGCGTATTTGCCGACGTTGCAAATTATATGCAATGCGCCAGATATCAGTCCCTTACAAGAAATCGATTCTTATCAGGTGTCcaaatttatattgaatttaactAGACACAGAACTCGCAAACTCGAAGCTGATAATTATTGCGCGCACAATAATCTCGTATTTGAAATGTTGGCGGAAGTGCTGAATCCAATGAGCAATATTGACCAGGAAACACTCATCAAATCTTTGAAAGATTTACATTTAGACATAGACCATGACACGATGAAAAAAAATTTGGAAGAAGCTGTTAATAAAGTCTACGACATG GTGAAAGATTCGGATAAACGATTGATCAAATACATTGAGTTGTTTAAACAAAAATTAGAATCTCCAAATGCTGAGGATGTACAGGAGGATGAAGATACAGAAGCTGATGCCTAA